From a single Sphaeramia orbicularis chromosome 4, fSphaOr1.1, whole genome shotgun sequence genomic region:
- the gfi1ab gene encoding growth factor independent 1A transcription repressor b, whose protein sequence is MPRSFLVKSKKAHSYHQPRNLEDDYSRLDTILAHICSEADKLPEDVDVTVDRYGLSPDSHLVDAADFSPKSPLSCSDSLCGRSPDYEDFWRPPSPSASPADSEKSLSPLVDETQPFTVPFRPYAWSSSSSGGVGGVGGSPPGPGPGLRALMQQSLHPMEVVDRGPAAMAFYGDRSAHSVLYASERALAEENYGDFRRHPAAALLFPDPGLRVKNHDVKTQSDLLCSSLILNGAFKCVKCSKVFSTPHGLEVHVRRSHSGTRPFACEICGKTFGHAVSLEQHKAVHSQERSFDCKICGKSFKRSSTLSTHLLIHSDTRPYPCQYCGKRFHQKSDMKKHTFIHTGEKPHKCQVCGKAFSQSSNLITHSRKHTGYKPFGCDLCGKGFQRKVDLRRHKETQHGLK, encoded by the exons ATGCCGCGCTCCTTTTTGGTGAAGAGCAAAAAGGCGCATAGTTACCATCAGCCAAGGAATCTGGAGGATGACTACAGCAGACTGGACACTATTTTGGCGCACATATGCTCAG AGGCAGATAAGCTCCCAGAGGACGTGGACGTGACTGTGGACAGGTACGGCCTCTCACCGGACTCCCACCTGGTTGACGCGGCTGACTTCTCCCCCAAATCCCCCCTGAGCTGTTCCGACAGTCTGTGCGGCCGCTCCCCGGACTATGAGGACTTCTGGAGGCCTCCGTCACCCTCTGCATCACCGG CTGATTCGGAGAAATCCTTGTCCCCCCTGGTGGATGAGACCCAGCCTTTCACCGTCCCCTTCCGGCCTTACGCGTGGAGCAGCAGCAGTAGCGGGGGTGTTGGGGGGGTCGGTGGCTCTCCTCCGGGGCCCGGCCCGGGTCTGAGGGCCCTGATGCAGCAGAGCCTGCATCCTATGGAGGTGGTGGACAGGGGCCCGGCGGCCATGGCCTTCTACGGGGACCGGAGCGCACACTCGGTGCTGTATGCGTCGGAACGGGCTCTGGCGGAGGAGAACTACGGGGACTTCAGGAGACACCCCGCCGCCGCTCTGCTGTTTCCAGATCCAGGTCTGCGAGTCAAAAACCACGACGTCAAGACCCAGTCCGACCTGCTCTGCTCCAGCCTCATCCTCAATGGGGCTTTCAAGTGCGTCAAGTGCAGTAAG GTGTTTTCCACTCCGCACGGGTTAGAGGTGCACGTGCGCAGATCGCATAGCGGCACCAGACCATTTGCATGTGAGATTTGCGGTAAAACGTTCGGACACGCAGTCAGCTTGGAACAGCACAAAGCCGTACACTCGCAG GAGAGAAGCTTCGACTGCAAAATATGCGGTAAAAGTTTTAAGAGGTCCTCCACTCTGTCCACGCACCTCCTCATCCACTCGGACACTCGGCCTTATCCGTGTCAGTACTGCGGGAAGAGGTTCCACCAGAAGTCAGACATGAAGAAACACACATTTATCCACACAG GTGAGAAGCCGCATAAATGCCAGGTGTGTGGAAAAGCCTTCAGCCAGAGCTCCAACCTTATCACACACAGCAGGAAACACACCGGATACAAACCTTTCGGCTGCGACCTGTGCGGCAAAGGTTTCCAGAGGAAGGTGGACCTGAGGAGACACAAAGAGACGCAGCATGGACTGAAATGA